The sequence TCGGATAATAATGATTTGTTGATTGCAGATGATTTTACTCGAAATGAATACGCGGTTTATCCTGACGTTTTTACTGATGTTACAGTCAAAGACTATACATTCAAACGCTCGTTCAAAATGGATGAAGTGATTTACCTTAGCTACAACAATGAAAAACTGTCAAAGTTTATGGAAGGTATGTTTGATGACTTTGGCGATTTGTTTAGTCGGATGATTGAAACAAGTAAACGAGCCAATCAGATTCGAGGGACTGTTGATATTGATTCTACGCATTCACTAACCAAAGAAAATCAAACCAAGTTACAGAATTTTATCGATAAATTATTCAATGCATTTAAAAATAATCTAGTTGCCATCGTCCCCAAATTAAAAGGCTTTGATTATACTGAGGTTGCTAAAGGTGATGTCAACGGAAAATCCATTGAAGAGATAATTAAACTTAAGAAATCGTTAATTGATGACGTTGCTGATATTTTGGGTATTCCCAATGCGCTCATACATGGAGATCTCTCTGATTATGAGACTAGCATTAAAGCATATTTAAAATTTTGTATCAATCCTCTAAATAAAAAAATTGCTGATGAACTCAATGCGAAGTTGATTGAAAAAGAGGACTATTTAAAGGGCGATAAAATTCAAATACGTGGGATTGCAGAATTGAACCCTCTTGAAGTTGCTAATGCGGTTGATAAATTGCGAGCAAGCGGGGTTTATAACGGGAATGAAATCCGCGAGAAGTTAGGGGATGAACGGGTGGATAATCCA is a genomic window of Bacillus sp. (in: firmicutes) containing:
- a CDS encoding phage portal protein, which codes for MGFLDTVLRRNKELDSMFDLDLFSEQVPHRAYLKNMALQTCINFISRTISQSDFRFMQNGKRELNDWHYLLNVRPNTDQSASDFWQRFIYELINENEVLVILSDNNDLLIADDFTRNEYAVYPDVFTDVTVKDYTFKRSFKMDEVIYLSYNNEKLSKFMEGMFDDFGDLFSRMIETSKRANQIRGTVDIDSTHSLTKENQTKLQNFIDKLFNAFKNNLVAIVPKLKGFDYTEVAKGDVNGKSIEEIIKLKKSLIDDVADILGIPNALIHGDLSDYETSIKAYLKFCINPLNKKIADELNAKLIEKEDYLKGDKIQIRGIAELNPLEVANAVDKLRASGVYNGNEIREKLGDERVDNPSLDEYVITKNYQSAKSMEGGESK